Below is a window of Prosthecochloris sp. GSB1 DNA.
TCTGTTTCCTCTGCCACCAGTATGCGAATGTCAAGCCTACCTGCTGGAACTGCCATCTGTCGCCGAAGGAGTTATCGCAATGAACCAACAACGCAGAGAATTTCTGAAGAAAGCAGGGCTGGGCGCACTTGCCGGCCTCGGAGCGGCCGCGGGCATCATCCCGACCTTCGCCCTGGAAAAGACGGACCCTTCGGGCTTTCCGTCGAAACCGGTTCCGGGCAAGGTCCGGTGGGGAATGCTCATCGATACCAGGAACTGCCGGGAAGGGTGCGCCGAATGCGTGGCCGCATGCCATTTTACCCACAATGTCCCGGATTTCAGCGGAACGAAGAACGAAATCAAATGGATCTGGAAAAGTCCTTATGAAAAAGCCTTTCCGACATCCAGTCTGCAGTTCCCGAGTCATGATCTCGAAGAGCGGGAAGTGCTCACTCTCTGCAACCACTGCGCGGAACCGCCCTGCACGAAAGCCTGTCCCACCGAAGCGACCTTCAAGCGCTGGGACGGTATCGTTTCCATGGACTACCACCGGTGCATCGGCTGCCGTTTTTGCATGGCCGCCTGCCCCTACGGGTCGCGCAGTTTCAATTGGCAGGACCCGAGGCCGGGCATAGCCGAGTACAGCAAAACCTATCCGACCAGGGAACGAGGCGTGGTCGAAAAATGCAACTTCTGCTCTGAGCGTCTCGTCAAAGGTCAGGAACCGGCCTGCGTCGAGGCCTGTCCCGGCAAGGCCATCACGTTCGGGGATCTCAACGATCCTTCATCGCGTATCCGCGTCCTGCTCGAGGAAAACGAAACCGTGCAGCGCAAGCCGGAACTCGGCACGCTGCCCTCTGTCTTCTATATCATCTAACGGCAAGGTGAAACCATGATCGAGAAAGCGCTGAAAGGCAATCGCTCATACTGGGCATGGGTGGCTCTCCTGCTCGTCTGCATCGGCATCGGTCTCTCCGCCTGGGGACGGCAGATGAGTCTCGGTCTCGGTGTTACCGGCATGGGACGCGACATCAGTTGGGGAGTCTACATCGCCCAGTTCACCTTTCTGGTCGGGGTCGCGGCATCGGCCGTTATGGTGGTGCTTCCCTATTATCTGCACAATCAGAAGGCCTTCTCGAAAATCGTGATCGTCGGAGAATTCCTGGCCGTGTCGGCCACGGTCATGTGCATGCTCTTCATCCTCGCCGACATGGGCAAGCCTCAGCGGGTGCTGAACGTCCTGCGCTATCCGTCGCCGCACTCGATGGTTTTCTGGGACGTCATAGTGCTCAACGGCTACCTGCTGCTCAATCTTGTCAGCGGCTGGGCGGTGCTCGGCGCCGAGCGAAAGGGCGTCGCTCCGCCTTCCTGGACCAAAGCGCTCATCTATCTCTCGATTCCCTGGGCGTTCAGCATTCATACGGTGACCGCGTTTCTCTACGCCGGGAATCCCGGTCGTCACCTCTGGCTCACGGCGGTGCTCGCGCCCCGATTCCTGGCATCGGCATTCGCGGCCGGCACGGCGATCCTGATCCTGATATCCTTCATTCTGAAAAAGACTTCCGGCTTCGACGCAGGCCAGGAGGCGAGAGCGAAGCTCACCGTGCTTGCCGCCTATGCGGGAGTCGCCAACATCTTCCTGCTCGGCACGGAGTTCTTCACCGCTTTCTACAGCAACGTTCCTGCGCACATGCACAGTCTCCAGTACCTCTTTTTCGGCCTCGACGGCAAGGGGCAGTTCGTCCCGTGGATGTGGCTGTCGCTCGTCACCGGCGTGGCATCGGTGCTCGTGCTGCTGGCGCCTCGCCTTCGTTCACGGACAGGATGGCTCGTGGCCGCCTGCACGGGGCTGGTGTTTTCCATCTGGATAGACAAGGGAGCGGGGCTCATCATCGGCGGCTTCATCCCGACGCCTCTCGACGAGATCGTCGTCTACATGCCGACGCTCACCGAACTGTCCGTCACGCTCGGTGTATGGGCGATCGGCCTCCTCCTGCTTACCATGTTGCTCAAGGTTGCCGTAGCTGTCAAGACGCAGGAATGAAGCCGTGTCCGCGCGCAGCTTCTTGCTGTTCGAAAGCCCGCGGATACAGGCGGGCTTTTTTCTTTTTTCCGGTGGACGAAAAAACGTACCATTGAAGGAATGCAGGAGCCGCGAAGAACGGTTTTTGTCGTCAATTCTAACAGTTATCTCATGAAAGTCTTTCTCCCGCTCAATATCCGCGTCGACAACAGGAAGATCCTTTTCGTCGGCGGCGGCAACATAGCGATGCACAAGATCCAGACCGTCGAGCGTTATACGCGCAATATCACCATTCTCGCCCCGGAAATACATGCCGACCTCAGGGGAAAGGGTTTCGAGGAAATCTACAAGACTTACGAGAAGCGGGATCTCGAAGGTTTCTTTCTTGTCTATGCAAGCACGAACGACAACGAGGTGAACCGCAGGATCCGCGACGACGCCGAATCCCTGGGGATCATGGTCAACGTCGTCGACAATCGCGAACTTTCGGACTTCATCTCTCCGGCCGTGCTGAAGGAAGGCGAGATGACCATAGCCGTCTCCTCGAACGGAGAGAACGTCAGGAAATCGGTCGAATGGCGCAACCGGCTCAGGGAAATTCTCGAATCGGGCGAACTCGAAGCCGAACGTAACGAATAAGTATCCAGCAATGAACGCTAAAGTGAAACAGCAGCCGGGCAGAGGCTACGTCTATATCGCAGGCGCGGGTCCTGGAGACCCTGAACTGCTGACCGTCAAGGCCGAAAGGGTACTGCGTGACGCGGATGTCATACTGTACGACGACCTCGTCAGTCTCGAGCTGG
It encodes the following:
- the dsrO gene encoding sulfate reduction electron transfer complex DsrMKJOP subunit DsrO, with product MNQQRREFLKKAGLGALAGLGAAAGIIPTFALEKTDPSGFPSKPVPGKVRWGMLIDTRNCREGCAECVAACHFTHNVPDFSGTKNEIKWIWKSPYEKAFPTSSLQFPSHDLEEREVLTLCNHCAEPPCTKACPTEATFKRWDGIVSMDYHRCIGCRFCMAACPYGSRSFNWQDPRPGIAEYSKTYPTRERGVVEKCNFCSERLVKGQEPACVEACPGKAITFGDLNDPSSRIRVLLEENETVQRKPELGTLPSVFYII
- the dsrP gene encoding sulfate reduction electron transfer complex DsrMKJOP subunit DsrP, with product MIEKALKGNRSYWAWVALLLVCIGIGLSAWGRQMSLGLGVTGMGRDISWGVYIAQFTFLVGVAASAVMVVLPYYLHNQKAFSKIVIVGEFLAVSATVMCMLFILADMGKPQRVLNVLRYPSPHSMVFWDVIVLNGYLLLNLVSGWAVLGAERKGVAPPSWTKALIYLSIPWAFSIHTVTAFLYAGNPGRHLWLTAVLAPRFLASAFAAGTAILILISFILKKTSGFDAGQEARAKLTVLAAYAGVANIFLLGTEFFTAFYSNVPAHMHSLQYLFFGLDGKGQFVPWMWLSLVTGVASVLVLLAPRLRSRTGWLVAACTGLVFSIWIDKGAGLIIGGFIPTPLDEIVVYMPTLTELSVTLGVWAIGLLLLTMLLKVAVAVKTQE
- a CDS encoding precorrin-2 dehydrogenase/sirohydrochlorin ferrochelatase family protein, with protein sequence MKVFLPLNIRVDNRKILFVGGGNIAMHKIQTVERYTRNITILAPEIHADLRGKGFEEIYKTYEKRDLEGFFLVYASTNDNEVNRRIRDDAESLGIMVNVVDNRELSDFISPAVLKEGEMTIAVSSNGENVRKSVEWRNRLREILESGELEAERNE